A genomic segment from Ramlibacter agri encodes:
- a CDS encoding DUF3943 domain-containing protein, whose product MPASAVRPLAIAASLLLATVTAFAQEAPREVQDQPQLPHWRDPGLVAAEIVGFQVLLNRFNYCCGASGDREDYHVTMDSIRRNLHHSWVVDHDPFSVNQLGHPYSGSMYYGFARSNGFNFWESGGAAIAGSALWEIAGETTPPSRNDLISTGIGGSFLGESLFRMANLLLEQGGGMSPFWRETVAAVASPSTAFNRYLQGRGPATVFSSRGAPYYSRVDLGVMGSTQTSQGNSTATVRNEAQAQFSLDYGMPGKEDYQYRNPFDYFAFQATATTANWFENVMTRGMLAGANYRAGRNYRGIWGLYGSYDYISPQIFRISTTALSLGTTGQWRNGDWVVQGTGTAGVGYAAVGTINSTAGGSDQDYHYGVAPQALLAGRLIHADQWALDITAREYFVTDIVPGSRGGHDNIVRADIGYTWRIRGPHAISVKYLWNRRDAQYPDLGDRSQTRGTVGVFYTLLGQDRFGTVDE is encoded by the coding sequence ATGCCAGCCTCAGCTGTTCGCCCGCTCGCCATCGCAGCCTCGCTGCTGCTCGCCACCGTCACCGCCTTCGCGCAGGAAGCGCCCCGCGAGGTCCAGGACCAACCGCAGCTGCCGCACTGGCGCGACCCCGGCCTGGTGGCGGCCGAGATCGTCGGCTTCCAGGTCCTGCTGAACCGCTTCAATTATTGTTGCGGTGCCAGCGGCGACCGCGAGGACTACCACGTGACGATGGACTCGATCCGTCGCAACCTGCACCACAGCTGGGTCGTGGACCACGATCCCTTCAGCGTCAACCAGCTCGGCCACCCCTACTCGGGCTCGATGTACTACGGCTTCGCGCGCTCGAACGGCTTCAACTTCTGGGAGTCGGGCGGCGCCGCCATTGCCGGCAGCGCGCTGTGGGAGATCGCCGGCGAGACCACGCCGCCCTCGCGCAACGACCTCATCTCCACCGGCATCGGCGGCAGCTTCCTCGGCGAGTCGCTGTTCCGCATGGCCAACCTGCTGCTGGAACAGGGCGGCGGCATGTCGCCCTTCTGGCGCGAGACCGTGGCAGCCGTGGCTTCCCCCTCGACCGCGTTCAACCGCTACCTGCAGGGACGCGGGCCCGCCACCGTGTTCAGCAGCCGCGGCGCGCCCTACTACAGCCGCGTCGACCTCGGCGTGATGGGCAGCACGCAGACCTCGCAGGGCAACTCCACCGCCACGGTGAGGAACGAGGCGCAGGCGCAGTTCTCGCTGGACTACGGCATGCCGGGCAAGGAGGACTACCAGTACCGCAACCCGTTCGACTACTTCGCCTTCCAGGCCACGGCCACCACGGCGAACTGGTTCGAGAACGTGATGACGCGCGGCATGCTGGCCGGCGCCAACTACCGGGCCGGCCGCAACTACCGCGGCATCTGGGGCCTGTACGGCAGCTACGACTACATCTCGCCGCAGATCTTCCGCATCTCCACCACGGCGCTGTCGCTGGGCACCACCGGCCAGTGGCGCAACGGCGACTGGGTGGTGCAGGGCACCGGGACGGCCGGCGTGGGCTATGCGGCCGTCGGCACCATCAACAGCACCGCCGGCGGTTCGGACCAGGACTACCACTACGGCGTGGCGCCCCAGGCCCTGCTGGCCGGCCGCCTGATCCACGCGGACCAATGGGCGCTGGACATCACGGCGCGCGAGTACTTCGTCACCGACATCGTGCCCGGCTCGCGCGGCGGCCACGACAACATCGTGCGGGCCGACATTGGCTACACGTGGCGCATCCGCGGACCGCA
- a CDS encoding pirin family protein — protein MTTPTSPVLAVRPLGFPWETADPFLFCAYHDDAYPKGNGQMGPAVSLAGRDIGQDFSRKDGWSMYHGDTVPGFPAHPHRGFETVTIVRKGLIDHSDSLGAVARFGGGDVQWVTAGKGIVHSEMFPLLQTAEENPLELFQIWLNLPKRSKMADPHFTMFWNEQMPRRVVEDAAGRKTEVAVIAGRYGDLQPLAAPPDSWAAQAESDVAIWTLRLEPGAGFSLPPATLAGTKRTLYFFKGAAAHVGGQAVQGPAAITLEADVEVAIAAGDSVCEFLMLQGRPIGEPVAQYGPFVMNTQAEIMQAMQDYRRTQFGGWSFADSAPVHGSEPKRFAKYPDGREEVPA, from the coding sequence ATGACCACTCCGACCTCTCCCGTCCTCGCGGTGCGTCCGCTCGGTTTCCCCTGGGAAACGGCGGATCCCTTCCTGTTCTGCGCCTATCACGACGACGCCTATCCCAAGGGCAACGGCCAGATGGGGCCGGCGGTGTCGCTGGCCGGGCGGGACATCGGCCAGGACTTCAGCCGCAAGGACGGCTGGAGCATGTACCACGGCGACACGGTGCCGGGCTTTCCCGCGCACCCGCACCGCGGCTTCGAGACGGTGACCATCGTGCGCAAGGGCCTCATCGACCACAGCGACTCGCTGGGCGCGGTCGCGCGCTTCGGCGGCGGCGACGTGCAGTGGGTGACCGCGGGCAAGGGCATCGTGCACTCGGAGATGTTCCCGCTGCTCCAGACCGCTGAAGAGAATCCGCTGGAGCTGTTCCAGATCTGGCTGAACCTGCCCAAGCGCAGCAAGATGGCCGACCCGCACTTCACCATGTTCTGGAACGAGCAGATGCCGCGCCGCGTGGTCGAAGATGCCGCCGGCCGCAAGACCGAAGTGGCCGTCATCGCCGGCCGCTACGGCGACCTGCAGCCGCTGGCTGCGCCGCCCGATTCCTGGGCCGCGCAGGCCGAAAGCGACGTCGCCATCTGGACGCTGCGGCTGGAGCCGGGCGCGGGCTTCTCGCTTCCTCCTGCAACTCTCGCGGGCACGAAGCGCACGCTCTACTTCTTCAAGGGCGCGGCGGCCCATGTGGGCGGCCAGGCAGTGCAAGGGCCCGCGGCCATCACGCTGGAAGCGGACGTGGAAGTCGCGATCGCGGCCGGTGACAGCGTGTGCGAGTTCCTCATGCTGCAAGGGCGCCCGATCGGCGAGCCGGTCGCGCAGTACGGCCCCTTCGTGATGAACACGCAGGCCGAGATCATGCAGGCCATGCAGGACTACCGCCGCACGCAGTTCGGCGGCTGGAGCTTTGCGGATTCCGCGCCGGTGCACGGCAGCGAGCCCAAGCGCTTCGCGAAGTACCCGGACGGACGCGAAGAAGTCCCCGCCTGA
- a CDS encoding FKBP-type peptidyl-prolyl cis-trans isomerase: protein MKIAKDTVVTLQYKVADSNGRLIEQSKDPMVYLHGGYENTLPKIEEALEGQEAGYQVTLALEPEDAFGQRDEALLRVIPKSEFPPGVKVGGQLEGRTDDGTPHVFHVMKIKGQEVHLDGNHPLAGKSLKFTLMVTGVRMASGEEIEHRHVHGEHGHHH from the coding sequence ATGAAAATCGCGAAGGACACCGTCGTCACCCTGCAATACAAGGTGGCCGACAGCAACGGGCGGCTGATCGAGCAGAGCAAGGACCCCATGGTCTACCTGCACGGCGGCTACGAGAACACCCTGCCCAAGATCGAGGAAGCGCTGGAAGGCCAGGAAGCCGGCTACCAGGTGACCCTGGCGCTGGAGCCCGAAGACGCCTTCGGCCAGCGCGACGAAGCGCTGCTGCGCGTCATCCCCAAGAGCGAATTCCCGCCGGGCGTGAAGGTCGGCGGCCAGCTCGAAGGCCGCACCGACGACGGCACGCCGCACGTCTTCCACGTCATGAAGATCAAGGGCCAGGAAGTCCATCTGGACGGCAACCACCCGCTGGCCGGCAAGTCGCTCAAGTTCACGCTGATGGTCACCGGCGTGCGCATGGCCAGCGGCGAGGAGATCGAGCACCGGCACGTGCACGGGGAGCACGGGCACCACCATTGA
- a CDS encoding MFS transporter — translation MLLVLVGGFALSQAFRTAAAIMAPPLQQAFALTPQQLGLFAGAFHFAFGALQLFMGMGIDLYGVRRTVVAVFPLTILGALVTASSHDFTSLLLGQALTGIGCAPAFLACTVFIARRFPAGQYASVNGAALGIGSVGLLLTGTPLALVIQAWGWRAGYVALAACAALAWLAIFLFVREEAPARTGERLDVMAALRGYGELFRLPQTAGIIGLALFTYASFLSLRGLWLGPVLIDRYGFSLVQTGNVALAISVLGMVGPPLFGRLDPGDAQRRRTWIGNFTIGCAALFALLAFALPAWLEITLALGVGIVSGYMVMQYADVRATYPARMTGRAMAVFTMAMFLGVALMQWLTGLAASAAAALHAETYAAVFFTICFFLVLGACLYRYLPGPSTVTAEPSQSAP, via the coding sequence ATGCTGCTGGTCCTGGTCGGCGGCTTCGCCCTGAGCCAGGCCTTTCGCACCGCGGCCGCCATCATGGCGCCGCCGCTGCAGCAAGCCTTCGCGCTCACGCCGCAGCAGCTGGGCCTGTTCGCCGGCGCCTTCCACTTCGCCTTCGGCGCGCTGCAGCTGTTCATGGGCATGGGCATCGACCTGTACGGGGTGCGGCGCACGGTGGTCGCGGTGTTTCCGCTGACGATCCTCGGCGCGCTGGTCACCGCCAGCTCGCACGACTTCACCAGCCTGCTGCTCGGGCAGGCGCTCACCGGCATCGGCTGCGCGCCGGCCTTCCTGGCCTGCACGGTGTTCATTGCGCGGCGCTTCCCCGCCGGGCAATACGCGTCCGTCAACGGCGCTGCGCTGGGCATCGGCTCGGTGGGCCTGCTGCTCACGGGCACACCGCTCGCCCTCGTGATCCAGGCCTGGGGCTGGCGTGCCGGCTACGTGGCGCTGGCGGCCTGCGCGGCGCTGGCCTGGCTAGCCATCTTCCTGTTCGTGCGCGAAGAAGCGCCGGCCCGCACGGGCGAGCGCCTCGACGTGATGGCCGCGCTGCGCGGCTACGGCGAACTGTTCCGGCTGCCGCAGACGGCCGGCATCATCGGCCTGGCGCTGTTCACCTATGCGTCCTTCCTGTCGCTGCGCGGGCTGTGGCTGGGGCCGGTGCTGATCGACCGCTACGGCTTTTCGCTGGTGCAGACCGGCAACGTGGCGCTGGCGATCTCGGTGCTGGGCATGGTCGGGCCGCCGCTGTTCGGCCGCCTGGACCCGGGCGACGCGCAGCGGCGCCGCACCTGGATCGGCAACTTCACCATCGGCTGCGCCGCGCTGTTCGCGCTGCTTGCCTTCGCGCTGCCGGCCTGGCTGGAAATCACGCTGGCACTGGGCGTGGGCATCGTGTCCGGCTACATGGTGATGCAGTACGCGGACGTGCGCGCCACCTACCCGGCCCGCATGACGGGCCGCGCGATGGCCGTGTTCACGATGGCCATGTTCCTGGGCGTCGCGCTGATGCAGTGGCTGACCGGCCTGGCTGCGTCGGCCGCCGCGGCGCTGCACGCCGAGACCTACGCGGCCGTGTTCTTCACCATCTGCTTCTTCCTGGTGCTGGGCGCCTGCCTGTACCGCTATCTGCCCGGCCCCAGCACGGTCACGGCCGAACCGTCACAATCGGCGCCATGA
- a CDS encoding fumarylacetoacetate hydrolase family protein — protein MNVPTEVLSPVVAAVCEARRSRQPVPAAPLAGLLPDAEAAYAVQDQVARELGWFAPGVPRHWKSGGPSREAVLTHAPMPDAGIWASPARAGAFHLNLRQVEAEVALRLARDVTPAQAAALTHEQAASLVDAMTVAIELVDSRWSDVRQAPALLKLADQQSHGAFVFGAWQPFVARDWAQQDCVVRIGAGAPQAFRGTHTLGDPTWLLPTWLRHVSRHGATVPAGTVVTTGTWCGLLPAQAGDRVHVAFEGIGEAEVQL, from the coding sequence ATGAACGTGCCCACCGAAGTCCTGAGTCCCGTCGTCGCCGCCGTTTGTGAAGCGCGCCGCTCGCGCCAACCCGTCCCCGCCGCCCCGCTCGCCGGCCTGTTGCCCGATGCCGAAGCCGCCTACGCGGTGCAGGACCAGGTCGCGCGCGAGCTCGGCTGGTTCGCGCCCGGCGTGCCCCGCCACTGGAAATCGGGCGGTCCTTCGCGCGAGGCCGTCCTCACCCACGCGCCCATGCCCGATGCCGGCATCTGGGCGAGCCCGGCGCGCGCCGGCGCTTTCCACCTGAACCTGCGGCAAGTGGAGGCGGAAGTGGCGCTGCGCCTGGCCCGCGACGTCACGCCGGCCCAGGCCGCCGCGCTGACGCACGAGCAGGCCGCGTCGCTGGTCGATGCCATGACCGTCGCCATCGAGCTGGTCGACTCGCGCTGGAGCGACGTGCGCCAGGCGCCGGCGCTGCTGAAGCTGGCCGACCAGCAATCGCACGGCGCCTTCGTGTTCGGAGCGTGGCAGCCTTTCGTGGCGCGCGACTGGGCGCAGCAGGACTGCGTGGTGCGCATCGGCGCCGGCGCGCCGCAGGCCTTCCGCGGCACCCACACGCTGGGCGACCCCACTTGGCTGCTGCCGACCTGGCTGCGGCACGTGTCGCGGCACGGCGCGACGGTGCCCGCCGGCACCGTGGTGACCACCGGCACCTGGTGCGGCCTGCTGCCGGCGCAGGCCGGCGATCGCGTCCACGTGGCCTTCGAGGGGATCGGCGAAGCGGAAGTCCAGTTGTGA
- a CDS encoding DUF6600 domain-containing protein, producing the protein MHYLATYRFWGSLFAAVFLLGTGAAFAQQEGDPPGRVAVVTYREGSVVFAPQGDEEWVTLPQNRPLTLGDRLWTDAGARAEVQLGSATVHVASESHLGIAALDERAAQFILMQGTVNARVREVTQGENFEIDTPNLAFRANQPGDYRIDISPDGGETRVVVDSGLATVFGEGGQSINLGAGQQASFAGRYLGQVAGTPFRADGFSQWAAERNRAEDASAAARNVPLGVVGYSQLDAYGSWSQDQQYGEVWYPAVAQSDWAPYRYGRWEWISPWGWTWIDDAPWGFAPFHYGRWTTIGNRWAWVPGRMVARPVYSPALVAFMGNGSSQGIGWYPLAPGEAWWPTYRASNRYVGFANFNINLNAYPRQFDNHQFRQRSWAQTSLREDDFRGGRGTRGRWQPVLPGSFSQPGVVPPRPERQRTSVQPGAAPRLQVAPPAGTGSGMPSRFWGGNRREPLVASPQQQPPAPAQQPHFVQSRPQHPVPLDQPGVVQTPQRFAQPATPQQVAPSSAAREQWQAQREQDRLQREANRAARDQRQQAEATRHQQEQQNLLQRQQQDAARNQEAIRQQHEANMQRMDAQREALRRQMEEAGVLQRQQQQQLQQQQQQQLQQQQARQRLQQQQQQRPERDADDQNNRGQGEGRGRSNRG; encoded by the coding sequence ATGCATTACCTCGCTACCTACCGTTTCTGGGGCAGCCTGTTCGCTGCCGTCTTCCTCCTTGGCACCGGCGCTGCGTTCGCGCAGCAGGAGGGCGATCCGCCCGGCCGCGTGGCCGTCGTCACTTACCGCGAGGGCAGCGTCGTGTTCGCGCCGCAGGGCGACGAAGAGTGGGTGACCCTGCCCCAGAACCGGCCGCTCACGCTGGGCGACCGCCTCTGGACCGATGCCGGCGCCCGCGCCGAAGTGCAGCTCGGCTCCGCCACGGTCCACGTCGCCTCCGAAAGCCACCTGGGCATCGCCGCGCTGGACGAGCGGGCGGCGCAGTTCATCCTGATGCAGGGCACGGTCAATGCGCGCGTGCGCGAGGTCACCCAGGGCGAGAACTTCGAGATCGACACGCCCAACCTCGCATTCCGGGCGAACCAGCCGGGCGACTACCGCATCGACATCAGCCCCGACGGCGGCGAGACGCGCGTGGTGGTGGACAGCGGGCTGGCGACCGTCTTCGGCGAAGGCGGCCAGTCCATCAACCTCGGCGCCGGGCAGCAGGCCAGCTTCGCCGGGCGCTACCTGGGACAGGTCGCCGGCACGCCGTTCCGCGCCGATGGCTTCAGCCAATGGGCGGCCGAGCGCAACCGGGCCGAAGACGCTTCGGCGGCGGCGCGCAATGTGCCGTTGGGGGTGGTCGGCTATTCGCAGCTGGATGCCTACGGCAGCTGGTCGCAGGACCAGCAGTACGGCGAGGTCTGGTACCCGGCGGTCGCGCAGAGCGACTGGGCGCCCTACCGCTATGGCCGCTGGGAGTGGATCAGCCCCTGGGGCTGGACCTGGATCGACGACGCGCCCTGGGGCTTCGCGCCTTTCCACTACGGCCGCTGGACGACGATCGGCAATCGCTGGGCCTGGGTGCCGGGCCGCATGGTGGCGCGGCCGGTCTATTCGCCGGCGCTGGTGGCCTTCATGGGCAATGGGTCATCGCAAGGCATCGGCTGGTATCCGCTGGCGCCCGGCGAGGCCTGGTGGCCGACCTATCGCGCCTCGAACCGCTACGTGGGCTTCGCCAACTTCAACATCAACCTGAACGCGTATCCGCGCCAGTTCGACAACCACCAGTTCCGCCAGCGTTCCTGGGCGCAGACCTCGCTGCGGGAGGACGACTTCCGCGGTGGCCGCGGCACGCGGGGTCGATGGCAGCCGGTGCTGCCGGGCAGCTTCAGCCAGCCGGGCGTGGTGCCGCCGCGGCCGGAACGCCAGCGCACCAGCGTGCAGCCCGGCGCCGCGCCGCGGCTGCAGGTGGCGCCGCCGGCCGGCACGGGGTCCGGAATGCCCAGCCGCTTCTGGGGCGGCAACCGGCGCGAGCCGCTGGTGGCTTCGCCGCAGCAGCAACCACCGGCGCCGGCGCAGCAGCCGCACTTCGTGCAGTCGCGGCCGCAGCATCCGGTGCCGCTGGACCAGCCCGGCGTGGTGCAGACTCCGCAGCGCTTCGCCCAACCCGCGACGCCCCAGCAGGTGGCGCCAAGCAGCGCTGCGCGCGAGCAATGGCAGGCGCAGCGCGAGCAGGACCGCCTGCAGCGCGAAGCCAACCGGGCCGCCCGCGACCAGCGCCAGCAGGCCGAAGCGACCCGCCACCAGCAGGAGCAGCAGAACCTGCTGCAGCGCCAACAGCAGGACGCCGCGCGCAACCAGGAGGCCATCCGCCAGCAGCACGAAGCGAACATGCAGCGCATGGACGCGCAGCGCGAGGCCTTGCGGCGGCAGATGGAAGAAGCCGGTGTGCTGCAGCGCCAGCAACAGCAGCAACTCCAGCAGCAGCAACAACAGCAACTGCAGCAACAGCAGGCGCGCCAGCGCCTGCAACAGCAGCAACAGCAAAGGCCGGAGCGCGACGCCGACGACCAGAACAACCGCGGCCAGGGTGAAGGCCGCGGCCGCTCGAACCGCGGTTAG
- the fusA gene encoding elongation factor G produces the protein MASHRDIAARRTVALVGPSAAGKTSLAEALLWKAGAVGAPGSVEKGSTASDYDPLEKRFLRSLNTSLLHVEHRGILTHLVDTPGAPDFLGQSLPALEAVETAAVVINASTGIEPMAVRMMEWARQRGRDRIIIVNKIDAQGVNLGNLLQQLQAAFGKECLPVNLPSQKGEQVLDCFWKLKDEGPPPDFSSVEAAHRALVEQVVEVDAAFVERYLNEGDVNPEELHAPLEQALREGHLIPVCFVSSRTGVGVEELLDVIERLLPDPTESNPPEFLQGTGDDAKPIEALPDPDKHVLAHVFKVTQDPYVGKMGVIRVHQGTVTRDSQLYVGDGRRPFKVGHLFMLQGKDVKEVAKAVPGDLCAIAKVEELHFDAVLHDAAEDATIHLKPLEFPVPVHGLAIEPKRRGDEQRLHDILQKLISEDPCLRVEQATGTNETVVYGLGELHLRTLLERLTDVHNCQVETRPPRIAYRETIMAPAEGHHRHKKQTGGAGQFGEVFLRIEPLPRGSGFQFSDEVKGGAIPYNFMPAVEKGVRQAMEQGVLAGYPVVDLKVTVYDGKHHTVDSKEIAFVTAGKKALIAAVQAARPCVLEPIVNVEISAPENNMGDITGDLASRRGQVSGTAAATDGALTVLAQAPLSELSSYQSRLNSLTGGQGRYTIAFSHYEPVPANVQAQLASQYKVKDEG, from the coding sequence GTGGCTTCTCATCGCGACATCGCCGCCCGGCGCACCGTGGCCCTCGTGGGGCCCAGCGCCGCAGGCAAGACCAGCCTGGCCGAGGCCTTGCTGTGGAAAGCCGGGGCGGTGGGCGCGCCCGGCAGCGTCGAAAAGGGCAGCACTGCCTCCGACTACGACCCGCTGGAAAAACGCTTCCTGCGCTCGCTGAACACCAGCCTGCTGCACGTCGAACACCGCGGCATCCTCACCCACCTGGTCGACACGCCCGGCGCCCCTGACTTCCTGGGCCAGTCGCTGCCCGCGCTGGAAGCGGTGGAAACCGCCGCCGTCGTGATCAACGCGTCCACCGGCATCGAGCCGATGGCGGTGCGCATGATGGAATGGGCCAGGCAGCGCGGACGCGACCGCATCATCATCGTCAACAAGATCGATGCGCAGGGCGTCAACCTCGGCAACCTGCTGCAGCAGCTGCAAGCAGCTTTCGGCAAGGAATGCCTGCCGGTCAACCTGCCCTCGCAGAAAGGCGAGCAGGTGCTCGATTGCTTCTGGAAGCTGAAGGACGAAGGCCCGCCGCCCGACTTCTCCTCGGTCGAGGCCGCGCACCGCGCGCTGGTGGAGCAGGTGGTGGAAGTCGATGCCGCTTTCGTCGAGCGCTACCTGAACGAAGGCGACGTCAACCCCGAGGAGTTGCACGCGCCGCTGGAGCAGGCGTTGCGCGAAGGGCACCTCATCCCGGTCTGCTTCGTGTCCTCGCGCACCGGGGTCGGCGTGGAAGAACTGCTGGACGTCATCGAGCGCCTGCTGCCCGACCCGACCGAAAGCAACCCGCCCGAATTCCTGCAAGGCACCGGCGACGACGCGAAACCCATCGAGGCGTTGCCCGACCCGGACAAGCACGTGCTGGCCCACGTCTTCAAGGTCACGCAGGATCCTTACGTGGGCAAGATGGGCGTGATCCGCGTGCACCAGGGCACCGTCACGCGCGACAGCCAGCTCTACGTGGGCGACGGCCGCCGCCCTTTCAAGGTCGGCCACCTCTTCATGCTGCAGGGCAAGGACGTGAAGGAGGTGGCGAAGGCGGTGCCGGGCGATCTCTGCGCGATTGCGAAGGTGGAGGAACTGCACTTCGACGCCGTGCTGCATGACGCCGCCGAGGACGCCACCATCCACCTGAAGCCGCTGGAATTCCCGGTGCCGGTGCACGGCCTGGCGATCGAGCCCAAGCGGCGCGGCGACGAACAGCGCCTGCACGACATCCTGCAGAAGCTGATCAGCGAAGACCCGTGCCTGCGGGTGGAGCAGGCCACCGGCACCAACGAGACGGTGGTCTACGGCCTGGGCGAGTTGCACCTGCGCACGCTGCTGGAACGCCTGACCGACGTGCACAACTGCCAGGTGGAGACGCGGCCGCCGCGGATCGCCTACCGCGAGACCATCATGGCGCCGGCCGAGGGCCACCACCGGCACAAGAAGCAGACCGGCGGCGCCGGCCAATTCGGCGAGGTCTTCCTGCGCATCGAACCCCTGCCGCGCGGCAGCGGCTTCCAGTTTTCCGACGAGGTGAAGGGCGGGGCCATCCCCTACAATTTCATGCCGGCGGTGGAAAAGGGTGTGCGCCAGGCCATGGAGCAGGGCGTGCTGGCCGGCTATCCGGTGGTCGACCTCAAGGTGACGGTGTACGACGGCAAGCACCACACGGTAGACAGCAAGGAAATCGCCTTTGTCACCGCCGGCAAGAAGGCGTTGATCGCCGCCGTGCAGGCCGCGCGGCCCTGCGTGCTGGAGCCGATCGTCAACGTGGAGATCTCGGCGCCCGAGAACAACATGGGCGACATCACCGGCGACCTTGCCTCCCGGCGCGGCCAGGTCAGCGGCACCGCGGCTGCCACTGATGGCGCACTGACAGTGCTGGCGCAGGCGCCGCTATCGGAGCTGTCCAGCTACCAGTCGCGCCTGAACTCGCTGACCGGCGGCCAGGGCCGCTACACCATCGCCTTCAGCCACTACGAGCCGGTGCCGGCCAACGTGCAGGCGCAGCTGGCGTCGCAGTACAAGGTGAAGGACGAAGGCTAA